In Paenibacillus sp. 1781tsa1, one DNA window encodes the following:
- the secE gene encoding preprotein translocase subunit SecE, with amino-acid sequence MKRSFKSLISFFSESWAELKKVRWPNRKELTNYTLIVLGTVVVMTLFFWVIDIGISFVIEAII; translated from the coding sequence GTGAAACGAAGTTTCAAATCTCTGATTTCCTTTTTCTCAGAAAGCTGGGCTGAACTTAAAAAAGTTCGCTGGCCTAATCGTAAAGAGCTGACCAACTACACATTGATCGTACTTGGTACTGTTGTGGTTATGACGCTGTTTTTTTGGGTCATTGACATTGGCATCTCCTTTGTGATCGAAGCGATTATTTAA
- the rpmG gene encoding 50S ribosomal protein L33 has product MRVIITLACTNCKQRNYTTTKNKRNHPDRMEMKKFCKFCNEQTSHRETR; this is encoded by the coding sequence ATGCGGGTAATTATTACTTTGGCTTGTACTAACTGCAAACAAAGAAATTACACTACGACAAAAAACAAGCGTAATCACCCCGACCGCATGGAGATGAAGAAATTTTGCAAGTTTTGTAACGAGCAGACTTCTCATCGCGAAACCAGATAG
- the sigH gene encoding RNA polymerase sporulation sigma factor SigH: MSVDLKDIMLSKYDYQSDEDIVEAFREGESEALEFLINKYRNFVRAKARSYFLIGADREDIIQEGMIGLYKSIRDFKGDKLASFKAFAELCITRQIITAIKTATRQKHIPLNSYVSLDKPIYDEESDRTLLDVICGTQVSDPEELIINQEEFVGLEDKMSEILSDLERKVLMLYLDGRSYQEIAVDLDRHVKSIDNALQRVKRKLEKYLEVRDN, translated from the coding sequence GTGAGTGTCGACCTCAAAGATATCATGTTATCTAAGTATGATTACCAAAGTGACGAAGACATTGTCGAAGCTTTCCGTGAAGGCGAAAGCGAAGCGTTAGAGTTTTTGATTAACAAATATCGTAACTTTGTACGCGCCAAGGCTAGATCTTATTTTCTGATTGGGGCAGACCGGGAAGATATTATTCAAGAAGGAATGATTGGCCTCTATAAATCCATTCGAGATTTCAAAGGGGACAAGCTGGCTTCGTTCAAGGCTTTTGCTGAACTCTGTATTACAAGACAGATTATCACGGCGATTAAGACAGCAACACGTCAGAAGCATATTCCGCTTAATTCTTATGTATCTCTGGACAAGCCTATTTATGACGAAGAGTCTGATCGTACGTTACTCGATGTGATTTGTGGAACCCAGGTCAGTGATCCGGAAGAATTGATCATCAATCAGGAAGAGTTTGTGGGCCTGGAAGATAAAATGTCCGAGATTCTGAGTGATCTGGAGCGTAAAGTATTGATGTTGTATCTGGACGGGAGATCTTATCAAGAGATTGCAGTTGATTTGGACAGACATGTGAAGTCCATTGATAATGCACTTCAGCGCGTTAAGCGCAAACTTGAAAAGTACCTGGAAGTTCGAGATAATTAA
- a CDS encoding NYN domain-containing protein, producing the protein MADSRDVLLVDGYNMIGDWPELTRLAESGLEEARNRLLFRLADYQAFSGRRVIVVFDAYLVPGLGKSFTQSKVQIYFTKEKETADECIERLVRELSMRRRQIYVATSDMVEQHVIFGQGALRVSARELLIEVEQNEKELKKRLEEDQAKTTRNTLGGKLSPDVLKEFERWRRE; encoded by the coding sequence ATGGCTGATTCCCGTGATGTGCTTCTTGTAGACGGGTATAACATGATTGGCGACTGGCCGGAATTAACCAGACTGGCGGAAAGTGGACTCGAAGAGGCGCGCAACAGGCTCCTCTTTCGTCTTGCGGACTACCAGGCGTTCTCCGGCCGGCGAGTCATTGTTGTGTTTGACGCCTACCTCGTGCCTGGACTCGGTAAATCCTTTACTCAGAGCAAAGTGCAGATTTATTTTACAAAGGAAAAAGAGACGGCAGACGAATGCATTGAGAGACTCGTTCGGGAACTAAGCATGCGAAGACGCCAAATCTATGTGGCTACGAGCGATATGGTAGAGCAACATGTCATTTTCGGACAGGGAGCGCTACGCGTATCTGCAAGGGAATTGCTAATTGAAGTTGAGCAGAACGAAAAAGAATTAAAAAAACGACTGGAAGAAGATCAGGCGAAGACCACGCGTAACACACTCGGGGGCAAGTTGAGTCCAGATGTATTGAAAGAGTTTGAGCGGTGGCGCCGGGAATAA
- the rlmB gene encoding 23S rRNA (guanosine(2251)-2'-O)-methyltransferase RlmB, which produces MEEEWIAGKHSVTEALRSGRTINKIWIADTAQKHLTQPIISEAKKLGIVIQHVDKRKLDQTVPGIQHQGVVAQAAPYAYVEVEDILAAAKAKNEHPFLILLDEIEDPHNLGSILRTADCTGAHGVIVPKRRSAAVTVTVSKTSAGAVEYVPVARVSNLGQTIDRLKEEGVWVVGTDVTAHEGVFGNGVFTGPVALVIGNENKGMGRLIREKCDVLIKLPMQGQINSLNASVAAGVVMYEVLRSRQAQE; this is translated from the coding sequence ATGGAAGAAGAATGGATCGCCGGTAAACACTCCGTGACGGAGGCGCTGCGTTCAGGCCGGACCATTAATAAAATATGGATTGCCGATACAGCACAGAAACATCTGACTCAACCTATTATCTCGGAAGCTAAAAAACTAGGTATTGTCATTCAACACGTGGACAAGCGTAAGCTGGATCAAACGGTACCAGGCATTCAGCATCAGGGGGTAGTTGCACAAGCTGCACCTTACGCTTATGTGGAGGTAGAAGACATTCTTGCTGCAGCGAAAGCGAAGAACGAGCATCCTTTCCTGATTCTACTGGATGAGATCGAAGATCCTCATAACCTGGGGTCGATTTTGCGGACAGCAGACTGCACGGGTGCGCATGGCGTCATTGTACCCAAACGTCGCTCGGCAGCGGTAACCGTAACGGTATCCAAAACGTCAGCAGGCGCCGTGGAGTATGTGCCAGTGGCTCGTGTAAGTAATCTTGGCCAGACCATCGATCGCCTCAAAGAGGAAGGTGTATGGGTTGTAGGGACAGATGTCACTGCTCATGAAGGTGTCTTTGGTAATGGAGTCTTTACTGGCCCTGTGGCATTGGTAATCGGAAATGAGAACAAGGGAATGGGACGACTTATTCGTGAGAAATGCGACGTACTGATCAAATTACCGATGCAAGGTCAGATTAATTCCCTGAATGCTTCCGTGGCAGCGGGTGTTGTCATGTATGAAGTGCTCCGCTCGCGTCAAGCGCAGGAATAG
- a CDS encoding Mini-ribonuclease 3 yields MSEGHPNTPKQQEQVTEGGWFPYPPSRPARLIPPIALAYIGDAVYEVAVRQYLLSKANMRPNHLHRSATGLVSAKAQSRILTTIEAELTEEERDIVRQGRNAKSGSVPKNADVLEYRHATAFECLIGYLYSSGHHDRMIELIGLGIEHAEQQSPSPTKK; encoded by the coding sequence ATGAGCGAAGGACATCCAAATACACCAAAACAACAGGAGCAGGTCACGGAGGGAGGGTGGTTTCCGTATCCTCCATCCAGACCTGCGAGGTTGATTCCACCTATTGCACTGGCCTATATTGGTGATGCGGTATATGAGGTAGCTGTTCGTCAATATCTATTGTCGAAAGCCAACATGCGTCCCAATCATCTGCACCGTAGTGCAACTGGGTTGGTATCAGCGAAGGCGCAGAGCCGCATACTTACAACGATTGAGGCTGAACTGACAGAGGAAGAACGTGATATCGTCCGGCAAGGGCGGAATGCCAAGTCGGGTAGTGTACCCAAAAATGCAGATGTGTTGGAGTACAGACATGCCACAGCTTTTGAATGTCTTATTGGTTATCTCTACAGCAGTGGTCATCATGATCGCATGATTGAACTGATCGGGCTTGGCATTGAGCACGCGGAACAACAATCGCCATCGCCGACAAAAAAATAG
- the cysS gene encoding cysteine--tRNA ligase: protein MTLQIYNTMSRTKEEFVPQEPGKVKMYVCGPTVYDYIHIGNARPVIFFDTVRGYLEQTGHDVNYVVNFTDVDDKLIRKAEQLGTDVPHVAEKFIAAYYEDLEGLGIPKASSNPRVTENMPLIIEFIRELVEKGFAYENGGDVYYRTGKFSEYGKLSKQNLQELQFGIRVGVDERKEHPEDFVLWKAAKPGEIYWSSPWGDGRPGWHIECSAMAREYLGDTLDIHGGGQDLQFPHHECECAQSEVLTGKPLANYWMHNGFIRIDNEKMSKSLGNGVLVKDLRNQYKREAIRYFMLSTHYRNPLNFTDDTMEQAQNSVDRIANAVGNLNHRLNAVTVDQDITAEFAARLDQIRQQYHEKMQDDFNTPDAITAMFEWAGEANQLLQQEVVNAADIRALLELFSELNAVLRIYTDAEPELLDEEVEHLIEERVEARKSKNWARADEIRDELSARGILLEDTAQGMRWRRK from the coding sequence ATGACGCTTCAGATTTATAATACGATGAGTCGTACAAAAGAAGAATTTGTTCCCCAAGAGCCAGGCAAAGTAAAAATGTACGTCTGCGGACCAACGGTATATGACTATATTCATATTGGCAATGCACGCCCGGTTATCTTTTTCGACACGGTTCGTGGATACCTGGAACAGACAGGACATGATGTAAACTATGTGGTGAACTTCACGGATGTGGACGATAAGCTGATTCGCAAAGCGGAACAACTTGGAACGGATGTTCCTCATGTCGCGGAGAAGTTTATTGCAGCCTATTATGAAGACCTTGAGGGATTGGGTATTCCTAAGGCAAGTAGCAACCCGAGAGTAACGGAAAACATGCCGCTCATTATTGAGTTTATCCGTGAGTTGGTTGAAAAAGGTTTCGCATACGAAAATGGCGGTGATGTCTATTACCGTACAGGCAAATTCAGCGAGTATGGCAAGCTCTCGAAACAAAATTTACAGGAGCTGCAATTCGGAATTCGTGTAGGTGTGGACGAGCGCAAAGAGCATCCCGAAGATTTCGTACTGTGGAAGGCTGCAAAACCAGGTGAGATCTATTGGTCCAGTCCTTGGGGCGATGGTCGACCAGGCTGGCATATTGAGTGCTCTGCCATGGCTAGGGAGTACCTTGGGGATACACTGGACATTCACGGGGGTGGACAGGATCTACAGTTCCCGCACCATGAGTGCGAATGCGCCCAATCCGAGGTATTAACAGGTAAACCACTTGCGAACTACTGGATGCATAACGGATTCATCCGGATTGATAACGAGAAGATGTCGAAATCCCTCGGTAATGGTGTTCTTGTTAAAGATTTGCGGAATCAATATAAACGCGAAGCGATTCGTTATTTTATGTTGTCTACCCACTATCGTAATCCGTTGAATTTCACGGATGATACGATGGAGCAGGCACAGAACAGTGTGGACCGGATTGCGAATGCTGTAGGTAACCTGAACCATCGTCTGAACGCAGTAACCGTAGATCAGGATATCACAGCAGAGTTTGCGGCAAGACTCGACCAAATTCGTCAGCAGTATCACGAGAAGATGCAGGATGATTTCAATACTCCTGATGCGATCACTGCTATGTTTGAGTGGGCAGGGGAAGCCAACCAACTGTTGCAGCAAGAAGTTGTCAATGCGGCAGACATTCGTGCGCTCCTCGAATTGTTCAGTGAATTGAATGCTGTGCTGCGCATTTACACGGATGCAGAGCCCGAACTTCTGGATGAGGAAGTCGAACATCTGATTGAAGAGCGTGTAGAAGCGCGCAAGTCCAAAAACTGGGCAAGAGCGGATGAAATTCGCGATGAGTTGTCTGCACGTGGCATTCTGCTTGAAGATACGGCGCAGGGCATGAGATGGCGGCGCAAATGA